In Gemmobacter sp. 24YEA27, a genomic segment contains:
- the mrdA gene encoding penicillin-binding protein 2 has protein sequence MRRTQKDAEDSARSITRRGLLLGGGMTAMVAALGVRMRYLQVDQAEEFKLLAEENRISIELIPPGRGLIQDRNGKLIAGNEQNYRVVITREDAGDVDRVMHRLAGLIPMTAEELDQTLADVKKNAAHVKVVVKDRLDWDDFSKVAINAPALPGVIPEVGLSRIYPRGYDFAHIVGYVGAVSQKDLDEQEDPDPILRLPKFQIGKIGTERWMEKVLRGRAGTRQVEKNAFGRVMRELGREEGVAGGDIRLTIDADLQNFAQARLGSESAAVVVMDVRNGDLLCCASAPSFNPNLFVRGISHTDYASLTENDHRPLANKAVSGAYPPGSTFKMVTALAALDSGAIDLGHKVRCPGYLEFGGRRFHCWSRGGHGTLSLTQSLQKSCDVYYYDIAQKVGIDKMAEMGRRLGLGGRHELPMSAIVPGTMPDRAWKQESYGQDWRIGDTINASIGQGYVLASPLQLAVMTARIASGRAVEPRLVRMIDGKEIAAPEPASLGIDERHLAAMRQGMWDVVNSQAGTARSARIVDPTMILAGKTGTSQVRNISAAERSQGVIRNEQLPWRRRDHALYVGYAPYDNPRYAVAVIIEHGGGGSTVAAPVARDVILAALAGGRPPLAAYPSDQRGRIESMLKDLPLRDPETGALTKSDQA, from the coding sequence ATGAGACGCACGCAAAAAGACGCGGAAGACAGCGCCCGCAGCATCACGCGGCGGGGCCTTTTGCTGGGCGGCGGCATGACGGCGATGGTGGCGGCGCTTGGCGTGCGGATGCGCTATCTCCAGGTCGACCAGGCCGAGGAATTCAAGCTCCTGGCCGAAGAGAACCGCATCTCGATCGAGCTGATCCCGCCGGGGCGCGGCCTGATCCAGGACCGCAATGGCAAGCTGATCGCCGGGAATGAACAGAATTACCGCGTGGTGATCACGCGCGAGGATGCGGGCGATGTTGATCGGGTGATGCACCGCCTTGCCGGGCTGATCCCCATGACCGCCGAAGAGCTGGACCAGACGCTGGCCGATGTGAAGAAGAACGCGGCGCATGTGAAGGTCGTGGTGAAAGACCGGCTCGACTGGGACGATTTCTCGAAAGTTGCGATCAATGCGCCGGCGCTGCCCGGGGTGATCCCCGAGGTCGGCCTGTCGCGGATCTATCCGCGCGGCTATGATTTCGCTCATATCGTCGGCTATGTCGGCGCGGTGTCGCAAAAGGATCTCGACGAGCAGGAGGATCCCGACCCGATCCTCAGACTGCCGAAATTCCAGATCGGCAAGATCGGGACCGAGCGCTGGATGGAGAAGGTGCTGCGCGGTCGTGCCGGCACCCGCCAGGTGGAAAAGAACGCCTTTGGCCGGGTGATGCGGGAACTTGGCCGCGAGGAAGGTGTCGCCGGCGGCGATATCCGCCTGACCATCGACGCCGATCTGCAAAATTTCGCCCAGGCCCGTCTGGGCAGCGAGAGCGCCGCCGTGGTGGTGATGGATGTCCGGAACGGCGATCTCTTGTGCTGCGCCTCGGCGCCCTCTTTCAACCCGAACCTTTTTGTGCGCGGCATCAGCCATACCGATTATGCCAGCCTGACCGAAAACGACCACCGGCCGCTGGCGAATAAAGCGGTCTCGGGCGCCTATCCGCCCGGTTCGACCTTCAAGATGGTCACCGCGCTGGCGGCGCTTGATTCCGGTGCGATTGACCTTGGCCATAAGGTGCGCTGCCCGGGTTATCTGGAATTCGGCGGCCGCCGCTTCCACTGCTGGAGCCGGGGCGGCCATGGCACGCTGTCGCTGACCCAGAGCCTGCAGAAAAGCTGCGACGTCTATTATTACGACATCGCGCAAAAGGTCGGCATCGACAAGATGGCCGAGATGGGCCGCCGTCTCGGGCTGGGGGGCCGCCATGAGCTGCCGATGTCGGCGATTGTGCCGGGCACCATGCCCGACCGCGCCTGGAAACAGGAAAGCTACGGCCAGGACTGGCGGATCGGCGACACGATCAACGCCTCGATCGGTCAGGGCTATGTGCTGGCCTCGCCTTTGCAACTGGCGGTGATGACGGCGCGGATCGCCTCGGGCCGCGCGGTAGAGCCGCGCCTGGTGCGGATGATCGACGGGAAAGAGATTGCCGCGCCTGAACCGGCATCGCTCGGGATTGACGAACGCCACCTTGCGGCGATGCGACAGGGGATGTGGGATGTGGTCAACAGCCAGGCGGGCACCGCGCGCTCGGCCCGGATCGTCGACCCGACCATGATCCTTGCCGGCAAAACCGGCACCAGCCAGGTCCGCAACATCAGCGCAGCCGAGCGCAGCCAGGGTGTGATCCGCAACGAACAACTGCCCTGGCGCAGGCGCGACCATGCGCTTTATGTGGGCTATGCGCCCTATGACAATCCGCGCTATGCGGTGGCGGTGATCATCGAACATGGCGGCGGCGGCTCGACCGTCGCGGCGCCGGTTGCGCGCGATGTGATCCTTGCAGCCCTTGCCGGAGGCCGCCCGCCCCTGGCCGCCTACCCTTCCGACCAGCGCGGCCGGATCGAATCGATGCTGAAAGACCTGCCGCTGCGCGACCCCGAGACCGGCGCCCTTACCAAATCCGATCAGGCCTGA
- the rodA gene encoding rod shape-determining protein RodA, which yields MAFFENRLKQAPTGIRKVLYLNWQVIVLVTAVSAVGILMLWSVAGGDFNLWARRQAQVFAAGMVLMFMVAMVPVWFWRSMAGIAYLTSFVLLIIVDLYGVVGMGAQRWIDFGPLRLQPSEMMKFSLVLMLAAYYDWLDIRKVSRPLWVLIPVLLTSLPTVLVLMQPNLGTSLMLLMAGAAVMFAAGVSYWYFAAVTGLVVGTVVAVFQSRGTEWQLLHDYQFRRIDTFLDPSADPLGAGYNIIQAKIALGSGGWSGKGFMQGTQSRLNYLPEKQTDFIFSTLAEEFGFVGAFSLLILYALIIGFCMISALQNRDRFSSLLIIGVAANFFFYIAVNLSMVMGMAPVVGVPLPLMSYGGSAMLVILVGFGLMQSAHVHRPR from the coding sequence ATGGCATTTTTCGAGAACCGCCTGAAACAGGCCCCGACCGGCATCCGCAAGGTGCTTTACCTGAACTGGCAGGTGATCGTGCTGGTCACGGCGGTCTCGGCGGTGGGGATCCTGATGCTCTGGTCGGTGGCGGGCGGGGATTTCAACCTCTGGGCCCGGCGCCAGGCCCAGGTCTTTGCCGCCGGCATGGTGCTGATGTTCATGGTCGCCATGGTGCCGGTCTGGTTCTGGCGTTCGATGGCGGGGATCGCCTATCTGACCTCTTTCGTGCTTCTGATTATCGTCGATCTCTATGGTGTCGTGGGCATGGGGGCGCAGCGCTGGATCGATTTCGGGCCGTTGCGGCTCCAGCCCTCCGAGATGATGAAATTCAGCCTCGTTCTGATGCTGGCCGCCTATTATGACTGGCTCGATATCCGCAAAGTATCGCGGCCCTTATGGGTGCTGATCCCGGTGCTGCTGACCTCGCTGCCGACGGTGCTGGTGCTGATGCAGCCCAACCTCGGCACCTCGCTGATGCTCTTGATGGCGGGGGCGGCAGTGATGTTCGCGGCCGGCGTCAGCTACTGGTATTTCGCTGCCGTGACCGGATTGGTCGTGGGCACTGTTGTTGCAGTGTTCCAGAGCCGGGGCACCGAGTGGCAGCTCCTCCATGACTATCAGTTCCGCCGGATCGACACTTTCCTCGACCCTTCTGCCGATCCGCTGGGGGCGGGCTATAACATCATCCAGGCCAAGATCGCCCTTGGCTCCGGAGGCTGGTCGGGCAAGGGGTTCATGCAGGGCACCCAGTCGCGGCTGAACTACCTGCCGGAAAAGCAGACCGACTTCATCTTCTCTACGCTCGCCGAGGAATTCGGCTTTGTCGGGGCCTTCTCGCTGCTGATCCTTTACGCGCTGATCATCGGGTTCTGCATGATCTCGGCCTTGCAAAACCGCGACCGGTTCTCCTCCCTCCTGATCATCGGGGTCGCCGCCAACTTCTTCTTCTATATCGCGGTGAACCTGTCGATGGTGATGGGCATGGCACCGGTGGTCGGCGTGCCGCTGCCGCTGATGTCCTATGGCGGCTCGGCCATGCTGGTGATCCTTGTGGGCTTTGGGTTGATGCAAAGCGCCCATGTCCACCGGCCGCGCTGA
- a CDS encoding glyoxylate/hydroxypyruvate reductase A: MTQIFFSAPGWDEYEPFLPAALRAAGISADIVTEAHDPAAIDYILYAPTSPLQDFAPFTRAKAVMSLWAGVERIVGNQSLTQPLTRMVDPGLTESMVEYVTGHVLRHHLGMDRHIVNPGRVWDHACPPIARQRPVTFLGLGELGLTCARALQALNFPVKGWSRSPKSIADLATFHGEAGLREALRDAQIVITLLPNTPDTQNILNADTLAMTAPGAVVINPGRGPLIDDAALIAALDAGQISHATLDVFRVEPLPQDHPFWAHPKVTITPHVAADTRAVTASQVIAENIRRAETGEPLLHLVDRIRGY; encoded by the coding sequence ATGACACAGATCTTCTTTTCCGCTCCCGGCTGGGATGAATATGAACCCTTCCTGCCCGCCGCGCTAAGGGCGGCCGGTATCAGCGCCGATATCGTTACCGAAGCGCATGACCCTGCGGCGATCGACTATATCCTCTATGCGCCCACCTCGCCTTTGCAGGATTTCGCCCCCTTCACCCGCGCCAAAGCGGTCATGTCGCTCTGGGCCGGGGTCGAGCGTATCGTGGGCAATCAAAGCCTTACCCAGCCGCTGACCCGGATGGTCGATCCGGGCCTGACCGAAAGCATGGTGGAATATGTCACGGGACACGTCTTGCGCCATCATCTCGGCATGGACCGCCATATCGTCAATCCAGGCCGGGTCTGGGACCACGCCTGCCCGCCCATCGCCCGCCAGCGCCCGGTCACCTTCCTTGGTCTGGGCGAGCTGGGCCTCACCTGTGCCCGCGCGCTCCAGGCCCTGAATTTCCCGGTCAAAGGCTGGAGCCGCAGCCCGAAATCCATCGCGGACCTCGCAACCTTTCATGGTGAGGCCGGCTTGCGGGAAGCGTTGCGCGATGCGCAGATCGTCATCACCCTGCTGCCCAACACGCCGGACACGCAGAACATCCTCAATGCGGACACGCTCGCGATGACGGCGCCCGGCGCCGTGGTCATCAACCCGGGGCGTGGCCCGCTGATTGACGATGCCGCGCTGATCGCGGCGCTGGATGCCGGCCAGATCTCGCATGCCACGCTGGATGTCTTCCGGGTCGAACCCCTGCCGCAGGACCACCCGTTCTGGGCGCATCCTAAGGTCACCATCACGCCGCATGTTGCCGCCGATACCCGCGCGGTGACCGCCTCACAGGTGATTGCCGAAAACATCCGCCGCGCAGAAACGGGCGAGCCCCTCCTCCATCTGGTGGACCGTATCCGGGGCTACTGA
- a CDS encoding CopD family protein codes for MDWIKIIHILAVMGWMTSIFAVPRALIYWKREWASLGAFGPLGDLTLRLYRFSAGLMVIAIATGLWLAIGWWGFDPWLHLKLSLVAFLVIHYIWTGRMVWRARRGEFRESDLFLRIFNEISVFAVIAILWAVVVKPF; via the coding sequence ATGGACTGGATAAAAATCATTCATATTCTGGCCGTGATGGGCTGGATGACCTCGATCTTCGCGGTGCCGCGCGCGCTGATCTACTGGAAGCGCGAATGGGCCAGCCTTGGCGCTTTCGGACCGCTCGGCGATCTGACCCTGCGGCTCTATCGCTTTTCGGCCGGGCTGATGGTGATCGCCATTGCGACCGGGCTCTGGCTGGCTATCGGCTGGTGGGGGTTTGATCCCTGGCTGCATCTGAAGCTGAGCCTCGTCGCGTTTCTTGTGATCCATTACATCTGGACCGGCCGCATGGTCTGGCGCGCGCGGCGCGGCGAGTTCCGCGAAAGTGACCTGTTTCTGCGGATCTTCAACGAAATCAGCGTCTTTGCCGTAATCGCCATCCTCTGGGCCGTGGTGGTAAAGCCCTTCTGA
- a CDS encoding aromatic ring-hydroxylating dioxygenase subunit alpha, with translation MGALHDDSFSTPDQKPDAIARLIAEHRPGHGLVRDFYMDPDVFARDMERVFRRHWHCLAHESVIPKPGDFELFRLGDEQVILTRDMQGEVHGLLNSCRHRGAEVCTKDKGNAKMFVCPYHAWTYTLDGALRAARLMPKDFDRAAHALKKVHVKVVEGLVFISFAKDPLDFTQVEQSLHASIGQYGWGAAKVAHRETYPISANWKLAVENYVECYHCGPAHPEYSQTHALEQPPEVIAGLNAAMEEKSCALGLSVLSGNHWQNSSRGGEAVDVFRYALYEGASTGSEDGSPLAPLMGRFTDYDGGVTSIHLGGTTFLVCYPDHGMIYRFIPKTHDTCEMELIWLVKDGAEEGVDYDLNLLTWLWKVTTEEDKKIIEHTARGVKSHYFEPGPIAPMEYNELRYITWYLDEISRA, from the coding sequence TTGGGCGCGCTTCACGACGATAGTTTTTCCACCCCGGACCAAAAGCCCGACGCCATTGCGCGGCTGATCGCGGAACACCGCCCGGGCCATGGCCTCGTGCGGGATTTCTACATGGATCCGGACGTCTTTGCCCGTGATATGGAGCGGGTGTTCCGCCGCCACTGGCACTGTCTGGCCCATGAAAGCGTGATCCCGAAGCCCGGCGATTTCGAGCTGTTCCGCCTTGGCGATGAACAGGTCATCCTGACACGCGACATGCAGGGCGAGGTGCATGGGCTCCTGAATTCCTGCCGCCATCGCGGTGCCGAGGTCTGCACAAAAGACAAGGGCAATGCGAAGATGTTCGTCTGCCCTTATCACGCCTGGACCTATACGCTGGACGGCGCTTTGCGCGCGGCCCGGCTGATGCCGAAGGATTTCGACCGCGCCGCCCATGCGCTGAAAAAAGTGCATGTGAAGGTGGTCGAAGGGCTGGTCTTCATCTCCTTCGCGAAAGACCCGCTGGATTTCACGCAAGTGGAGCAATCCCTGCACGCCAGTATCGGCCAATATGGCTGGGGCGCGGCAAAGGTCGCGCATCGCGAGACCTATCCGATCTCCGCGAACTGGAAGCTGGCGGTCGAGAATTATGTCGAATGCTATCACTGTGGCCCGGCGCATCCGGAATATTCGCAGACCCATGCGCTGGAGCAACCGCCCGAAGTGATCGCCGGTCTCAATGCCGCCATGGAGGAAAAGAGCTGCGCGCTCGGGCTTTCGGTGCTGTCGGGCAATCACTGGCAGAATTCATCCCGGGGTGGCGAGGCGGTCGATGTTTTCCGCTATGCGCTTTACGAGGGCGCCTCGACCGGGTCCGAAGATGGCTCCCCCCTCGCACCTTTGATGGGGCGCTTCACCGATTATGATGGCGGCGTGACCTCAATCCATCTCGGTGGCACCACATTTCTGGTCTGCTATCCCGATCACGGCATGATCTACCGTTTCATCCCGAAAACCCATGATACCTGCGAGATGGAACTGATCTGGCTGGTGAAAGACGGCGCAGAGGAAGGCGTCGATTACGATCTGAACCTCCTGACCTGGCTCTGGAAAGTCACGACCGAGGAAGACAAGAAGATCATCGAACACACCGCGCGCGGCGTGAAATCGCATTACTTCGAGCCTGGTCCCATCGCACCGATGGAATATAACGAGTTGCGCTATATCACCTGGTATCTCGACGAGATCAGCCGGGCCTGA
- a CDS encoding DUF58 domain-containing protein codes for MSPTLQSSTLQNEALQSRAEALGQSLPPLLAEAEMLAATLMLGEHGRRRAGSGDEFWQYRAAHQGDPARAIDWRRSARSDGHFIREREWQAAQSVTLWVDPAKSMTFTGGKDRPAKGERARLLALALAVLLLRGGERVGLAGLAQPRSGRSQIVRLAARLAGEPESGDYGAPETAGMVGHGRAVFVSDFLGPIEPVEAALSRAADRGVRGALCQILDPAEEEFPFDGRVIFESMSGSMRHETQQAGELRSRYLARLAERKDRLSELARLVGWQFSTFHTGAPAQSALLWLYRALEGGR; via the coding sequence GTGAGCCCGACCCTTCAGAGTTCGACCCTTCAGAACGAGGCGCTTCAGAGCCGGGCGGAGGCGCTCGGCCAGTCGCTGCCGCCGCTGCTGGCTGAGGCCGAGATGCTGGCCGCCACCCTGATGCTGGGAGAGCATGGCCGCAGGCGCGCCGGATCCGGTGACGAGTTCTGGCAATATCGTGCCGCGCATCAGGGCGACCCGGCGCGGGCCATCGACTGGCGGCGCTCGGCGCGATCTGACGGGCATTTCATCCGCGAACGTGAATGGCAGGCGGCGCAATCGGTGACGCTCTGGGTCGATCCGGCCAAAAGCATGACGTTCACCGGCGGCAAGGACCGCCCCGCCAAGGGCGAGCGCGCGCGTCTGCTGGCGCTGGCGCTGGCGGTGCTTTTGTTGCGCGGCGGCGAGCGGGTCGGGCTGGCGGGCCTGGCGCAGCCGCGTTCGGGCCGCAGTCAGATCGTGCGACTGGCAGCAAGGCTGGCGGGCGAACCCGAATCCGGGGATTACGGCGCGCCTGAAACGGCAGGCATGGTCGGCCATGGCCGCGCGGTGTTCGTCTCGGATTTCCTTGGGCCCATCGAGCCGGTCGAAGCGGCCCTTTCCCGCGCGGCGGATCGGGGGGTGCGTGGCGCCCTGTGCCAGATCCTCGACCCGGCGGAGGAAGAATTTCCCTTTGATGGCCGGGTGATCTTCGAATCGATGTCAGGATCCATGCGGCATGAGACGCAGCAGGCCGGCGAATTGCGCAGCCGCTACCTCGCCCGGCTGGCCGAGCGCAAGGACCGGTTGAGCGAGCTTGCCCGCCTGGTCGGCTGGCAGTTTTCCACATTCCATACCGGAGCCCCGGCGCAATCTGCGCTTTTGTGGCTCTATCGCGCGCTGGAGGGCGGGCGCTGA
- a CDS encoding MoxR family ATPase: MTAAPAGDVALVTEIEALGAKLGEARASIERRFIGQEKVVELVLSAMLCGGHALLVGLPGLGKTRLVDTLGTVMGLNANRIQFTPDLMPADILGSEVLETATDGSRAFRFLEGPVFCQLLLADEINRASPRTQSALLQAMQEKEVTIAGQHRALGRPFHVLATQNPIEQEGTYPLPEAQLDRFLVQVDVDYPTRAVEREILLATTGAAEADAIQVFDTDQLIQAQSVIRRMPVGDKVVEAILDLVRACRPGEPEGRDLKDSLAWGPGPRAAQALMLTVRARALLHGRLAPSTDDVAALAQATLTHRMALSFAARARGETLAAVISRTTTRILGLEAAA, translated from the coding sequence ATGACCGCAGCCCCCGCAGGAGATGTCGCGCTGGTGACCGAGATCGAGGCTCTGGGCGCAAAGCTCGGCGAGGCCCGCGCCTCGATCGAGCGTCGCTTCATCGGGCAGGAAAAGGTGGTTGAGCTGGTGCTTTCGGCCATGCTCTGCGGCGGACATGCCTTGCTGGTCGGTCTGCCGGGGCTTGGGAAGACCCGTCTTGTCGACACGCTCGGCACCGTCATGGGGCTGAACGCCAACCGCATCCAGTTCACGCCCGATCTGATGCCGGCGGATATTCTCGGCTCCGAAGTGCTCGAGACCGCGACCGATGGCAGCCGCGCCTTCCGCTTTCTCGAAGGCCCGGTCTTCTGCCAGCTTTTGCTCGCTGATGAGATCAACCGCGCCAGCCCGCGAACGCAATCCGCGCTTTTGCAGGCGATGCAGGAGAAAGAGGTCACCATCGCCGGTCAGCACCGCGCGCTTGGCCGGCCGTTCCATGTGCTGGCAACCCAGAACCCGATTGAACAGGAGGGAACCTATCCGCTCCCTGAGGCGCAGCTGGACCGTTTCCTCGTCCAGGTCGATGTCGATTACCCGACCCGTGCGGTCGAGCGTGAGATCCTTCTGGCCACCACCGGCGCGGCTGAGGCCGATGCCATCCAGGTTTTCGACACCGATCAGCTGATCCAGGCACAATCGGTTATCCGCCGCATGCCGGTTGGCGATAAGGTAGTCGAAGCTATCCTCGATCTCGTGCGCGCCTGTCGTCCGGGGGAACCCGAAGGCCGCGATCTGAAAGACAGCCTCGCCTGGGGGCCGGGGCCGCGCGCGGCGCAGGCTTTGATGCTGACCGTCCGGGCGCGGGCGCTCCTTCACGGCCGGCTCGCGCCGTCGACCGACGACGTGGCGGCTCTGGCCCAGGCCACGCTGACGCATCGGATGGCTTTGTCCTTCGCTGCCCGCGCGCGGGGCGAGACCCTGGCCGCGGTGATCTCGCGCACCACCACCCGCATCCTCGGGCTTGAGGCGGCTGCGTGA
- a CDS encoding DUF1285 domain-containing protein gives MQDQSNNQPSADGLAKAATAATKKGGLPPVHLWNPPFCGDLDIRIARDGTWFYLGTPIGREPLVRLFSSILKREKGRYYLVTPVEKVGIIVEDAPLFAVDIEAEGAGRDQVLRFATKTGDVALASGAHPLEVRRDPVSGEPSPYILIRGEGEAALWARIDRKSFLRMVDFGCHETYDGDSWFGLWSSGEFFPVIRSSELA, from the coding sequence ATGCAGGATCAGAGTAACAATCAGCCCTCGGCCGACGGCCTGGCTAAGGCGGCCACAGCGGCCACAAAGAAGGGCGGTTTGCCGCCGGTCCATCTGTGGAACCCGCCTTTTTGCGGCGATCTCGACATAAGGATCGCGCGGGATGGCACATGGTTCTATCTCGGCACCCCCATCGGGCGCGAGCCGCTGGTGCGGCTGTTCTCGTCGATCCTGAAGCGCGAGAAAGGCAGATATTACCTTGTCACGCCGGTCGAGAAGGTCGGGATCATTGTCGAAGATGCGCCGCTCTTCGCCGTTGATATCGAAGCGGAAGGCGCCGGGCGCGACCAGGTGCTGCGTTTTGCCACGAAGACCGGGGACGTGGCCCTGGCCTCGGGCGCCCATCCGTTGGAGGTCAGACGCGATCCTGTTTCCGGCGAGCCCTCTCCCTATATCCTGATCCGGGGAGAGGGTGAGGCGGCACTCTGGGCGCGGATCGACCGGAAAAGCTTTCTCCGGATGGTGGATTTCGGTTGCCATGAGACATATGACGGGGATAGCTGGTTTGGCCTCTGGTCTTCGGGGGAGTTTTTTCCCGTCATCAGATCCTCAGAACTGGCCTGA
- a CDS encoding TIM barrel protein: protein MSRFAANLTYLFTEVPMLDRPDWARRTGFDGVEVLFPYDHPVAEWERALGDIPLVLINTPPGDWASGDRGFAARPGDEQTFRDGFLHAADYATRLNVPAVHVMAGVARGPQAEAVFTANLSWAAEQAPDLTLVMEPLNPDDMPGYFLNDFDQAARIIDDIANPRIGLQFDIWHAAKLHGDAASVWADHRDRIRHVQIAGFPARNEPGGGGFSLPDLCDAVAELENVWISAEYRPARGTAQGLFWLNALKSRGALIGG from the coding sequence ATGTCCCGCTTCGCCGCCAATCTGACCTATCTCTTCACCGAGGTCCCGATGCTGGACCGCCCCGACTGGGCGCGGCGCACCGGCTTTGACGGGGTCGAGGTGCTGTTCCCCTATGATCACCCGGTTGCAGAATGGGAACGCGCGCTTGGCGACATCCCGCTCGTGCTGATCAACACGCCCCCGGGCGACTGGGCCTCGGGGGATCGCGGCTTTGCTGCCCGGCCCGGCGATGAGCAGACCTTCCGCGACGGGTTCCTTCATGCTGCCGATTATGCGACGCGGCTGAATGTCCCTGCGGTGCATGTTATGGCCGGTGTCGCGCGCGGGCCGCAGGCCGAGGCGGTGTTTACCGCCAATCTCTCCTGGGCTGCCGAACAGGCGCCGGATCTGACGCTCGTGATGGAGCCGCTGAACCCCGACGACATGCCGGGCTACTTCCTCAATGATTTCGACCAGGCGGCGCGGATCATCGACGATATCGCCAATCCGAGGATCGGACTGCAATTCGACATCTGGCATGCCGCAAAGCTGCATGGCGATGCAGCCAGCGTCTGGGCCGATCACCGGGACCGCATCCGCCATGTGCAGATCGCGGGCTTTCCCGCCCGCAATGAACCGGGTGGTGGCGGCTTCTCGCTGCCTGATCTCTGCGATGCGGTGGCAGAGCTGGAAAATGTCTGGATCAGCGCGGAGTATCGGCCGGCGCGCGGCACGGCCCAGGGGCTGTTCTGGCTGAATGCACTGAAATCGCGCGGCGCGCTGATCGGCGGCTGA
- the irrA gene encoding iron response transcriptional regulator IrrA codes for MAQASDAHDVKAQAELRAQARASDWLQRGGLRPTRQRLALASLLVGDGEDRHVTAESLFEMAGCAQEKVSLATVYNTLRAFCDAGLVNEIVVDGARSYFDTRIDDHPHFYWEDSAILTDAPKEELELARIPEPPAGTEISRVDVVIRLRRK; via the coding sequence ATGGCACAGGCGAGCGACGCTCACGATGTAAAGGCTCAGGCAGAGCTCAGGGCTCAGGCACGGGCCTCTGACTGGCTGCAACGCGGGGGGCTGCGCCCGACGCGGCAACGCCTTGCTCTGGCCAGCCTGCTGGTCGGCGATGGCGAAGATCGTCACGTCACCGCCGAAAGCCTTTTCGAGATGGCCGGCTGCGCGCAGGAGAAAGTCAGCCTCGCCACCGTCTATAACACCCTGCGCGCGTTTTGCGATGCCGGGCTCGTGAATGAGATCGTGGTCGATGGGGCGCGCAGCTATTTCGACACGCGGATCGACGATCACCCGCATTTCTACTGGGAAGACAGCGCGATCCTGACCGATGCGCCCAAGGAAGAGCTCGAGCTTGCCCGTATCCCCGAACCGCCCGCTGGTACCGAAATCAGCCGTGTCGATGTGGTAATCCGGCTGCGCCGCAAGTAA
- the fabA gene encoding bifunctional 3-hydroxydecanoyl-ACP dehydratase/trans-2-decenoyl-ACP isomerase, with protein sequence MGRYPNKFDRDDLLACARGELFGPGNAQLPEPPMLMMDRITEISEDGGEHGKGHVVAEFDITPDLWFFACHFPGNPIMPGCLGLDGLWQLTGFNLGWRGWEGRGYALGVGEVKLTGMVRPERKMLRYFVDFTKAVQTRRLTMGVADGRVEADGETIYLVKDMKVALSAT encoded by the coding sequence ATGGGGCGTTATCCGAACAAATTCGACCGGGATGACCTGCTCGCCTGCGCAAGGGGCGAGCTGTTTGGCCCCGGCAACGCCCAGCTGCCCGAGCCGCCGATGCTGATGATGGACCGCATCACCGAGATCTCGGAAGATGGTGGCGAACATGGCAAGGGCCATGTGGTTGCCGAATTCGACATCACACCGGACCTGTGGTTCTTCGCCTGCCATTTTCCCGGCAATCCGATCATGCCGGGCTGTCTCGGCCTTGACGGGCTCTGGCAGCTGACCGGCTTCAACCTCGGCTGGCGGGGCTGGGAAGGCCGTGGCTATGCGCTTGGCGTGGGCGAGGTCAAACTCACCGGCATGGTGCGCCCCGAGCGTAAGATGCTGCGCTATTTCGTCGATTTCACCAAGGCCGTGCAGACCCGCCGCCTGACCATGGGTGTGGCAGACGGGCGCGTGGAAGCGGATGGCGAGACCATCTACCTCGTGAAAGATATGAAGGTCGCCCTCTCGGCCACCTGA